The following proteins are co-located in the Flectobacillus major DSM 103 genome:
- a CDS encoding energy transducer TonB — translation MENQTTSFDTLDEIIFEHRNKQYGAYLLRTEYTKIVKRATMIGVLTFGLTLATPLLWAIEKEGGKQTVEIALTDVKLPPPPEKLPIPEPPMTPPEAVPVKTIKYNVFEIVPDNQVIDLPPTQDELAESKAFIGSENIAGAEVDTPPVDIDLATTTPIAEPVTVEKTVEQPFLSAEVMPEFRGGMNALINYLQKNLRFPEQAQQVGVSGKVYLQFVVATDGSISQLKVIRGIGFGCDEEALRVVSKMPKWLPGKQSGRAVPVRFTLPIAFQVVEE, via the coding sequence ATGGAAAATCAAACAACATCATTCGACACGTTGGATGAAATCATTTTTGAGCATCGCAACAAACAGTACGGAGCGTATTTACTTCGTACTGAGTATACCAAAATTGTAAAACGAGCTACTATGATAGGCGTATTGACGTTTGGATTGACTTTGGCAACACCTTTGCTATGGGCAATAGAAAAAGAGGGAGGTAAGCAAACCGTAGAAATAGCCCTCACAGATGTAAAACTACCTCCTCCTCCCGAAAAACTACCGATTCCAGAGCCTCCAATGACACCACCAGAGGCTGTGCCTGTAAAAACGATTAAATACAATGTTTTTGAAATTGTACCCGACAACCAAGTCATAGACCTCCCCCCGACACAAGACGAATTGGCTGAAAGCAAGGCCTTTATAGGATCAGAAAATATAGCAGGGGCAGAGGTAGATACGCCTCCTGTAGATATTGATTTGGCCACAACCACACCTATTGCAGAACCCGTAACAGTAGAAAAAACGGTAGAACAACCCTTTTTATCGGCCGAGGTTATGCCAGAGTTTCGTGGTGGTATGAATGCTTTGATAAACTATCTTCAAAAAAACCTTCGCTTTCCAGAGCAAGCCCAACAAGTGGGAGTTAGCGGAAAGGTATATTTACAGTTTGTAGTGGCTACCGATGGGAGTATCTCGCAGTTGAAAGTGATACGAGGCATTGGCTTTGGATGCGACGAAGAAGCTCTGCGAGTAGTGAGTAAAATGCCCAAATGGTTGCCCGGAAAACAGTCGGGGCGAGCCGTGCCAGTTCGTTTTACCTTACCTATTGCATTTCAGGTAGTAGAAGAATAA
- a CDS encoding isoamylase early set domain-containing protein: MAITKQYLKSKPVCKVTFAVPAEEVNGAKAVNVVGEFNNWDASATALKKQKDGTFKGTLELEAGKEFQFRYLLDNTTWTNESGADKFVPNGITADENSVVVL; encoded by the coding sequence ATGGCAATTACAAAACAGTATTTGAAATCGAAACCAGTTTGTAAAGTTACGTTTGCAGTTCCTGCTGAGGAAGTAAATGGTGCAAAAGCAGTGAATGTAGTAGGAGAGTTCAATAATTGGGATGCGTCGGCTACTGCCTTGAAAAAACAAAAGGACGGTACATTTAAAGGAACATTAGAGCTTGAAGCAGGTAAAGAATTTCAATTCCGTTATTTGTTAGATAATACGACTTGGACTAACGAGTCGGGTGCTGATAAATTTGTACCGAATGGTATTACAGCCGACGAAAATTCGGTAGTAGTATTGTAA
- a CDS encoding BlaI/MecI/CopY family transcriptional regulator, producing the protein MQSIDKELTRAEEQIMQVLWQIEKGFVKDILDYLPEPKPAYNTVSTIVRILQEKGFVSHKAYGKSHEYFPIISKEQYSTFATEKLVEGYFENSFSSLFSFFSKKGKIDMKEADEILNLINSMKK; encoded by the coding sequence ATGCAATCCATTGATAAAGAACTAACCAGAGCCGAAGAGCAGATTATGCAAGTGCTTTGGCAGATTGAAAAAGGTTTTGTGAAGGATATACTAGACTACTTGCCCGAACCCAAACCTGCTTACAATACTGTATCAACAATTGTGAGAATTTTGCAAGAAAAAGGATTTGTTAGTCATAAAGCTTACGGCAAGTCGCACGAGTATTTTCCTATAATCAGCAAAGAGCAATATAGTACATTTGCAACCGAAAAGCTGGTAGAAGGATATTTTGAAAATTCGTTTTCAAGCTTATTTTCATTTTTCTCAAAAAAAGGAAAAATAGATATGAAAGAAGCCGATGAGATTTTGAATCTTATCAATAGTATGAAAAAATAG
- a CDS encoding M56 family metallopeptidase, with translation MNWLHYLLQVNLYMILFYGFYHFLLRKETFFHLNRAYLLAAAALSFFIPSIQLESLKDWFVTEQVYQTISVIYDPSVYYDKSEAFSLPTWNIGDLISFAYIIGVLVGVGRLGLQMAYLGNLLRDKNHKGIKSAFSFFNFLFVSKDLKMRDVIVEHEYVHIRQIHSADVLFFELIAIFNWFNPVVFLYKKSIRHIHEFIADEIASRRKLSKEEYAMLLFNEQFGVNMIPLTNNFFNESLLKIRVKMLLQERSDDKSMLKYGLVIPLFLLMVVMSSATVIETEQLSQELDRITEKRTDEATSPEPKNTGSQVISEAEIDISQASIISPALAQELKQEKEKVFFAVERQPLFKGGMPMFVKYLQKNLKYPPSAVRANISGKVYVQFTVNQDGGTEDYGILKGVGFGLDEEAIRVLKSAPKWIPGVHKGKTVRCRFTVPINFVLS, from the coding sequence ATGAACTGGTTGCACTATCTCTTACAAGTGAATCTCTACATGATTCTATTTTATGGATTTTATCATTTTCTATTAAGAAAAGAAACTTTCTTTCACCTCAATCGTGCTTATTTGTTGGCTGCGGCAGCTTTATCATTCTTTATCCCTTCTATTCAGCTAGAAAGCCTTAAAGACTGGTTTGTTACCGAGCAGGTATATCAGACTATCAGTGTTATTTATGACCCAAGTGTATATTATGATAAATCGGAGGCTTTTAGCTTACCAACTTGGAATATTGGTGATTTAATTTCCTTTGCGTATATCATAGGCGTTCTTGTGGGTGTTGGGCGTTTGGGGCTTCAAATGGCCTATTTGGGTAACTTGCTAAGAGATAAAAATCATAAGGGAATCAAAAGTGCTTTTTCATTTTTTAATTTCTTGTTTGTCAGCAAAGATTTAAAAATGCGTGATGTTATTGTCGAGCATGAGTATGTACACATTCGCCAGATTCATTCGGCCGATGTACTTTTTTTTGAGCTAATTGCCATTTTCAACTGGTTTAATCCTGTGGTATTTTTATACAAAAAATCTATTCGTCATATTCATGAATTTATTGCCGACGAAATAGCTAGCCGACGAAAATTGTCGAAAGAGGAATATGCAATGTTGTTATTTAATGAGCAATTTGGCGTAAATATGATTCCTTTAACCAACAATTTTTTCAATGAATCTCTTTTAAAAATTCGGGTTAAAATGTTGTTACAAGAACGTTCCGACGATAAGTCGATGCTGAAATATGGCTTAGTGATTCCGTTATTTTTGTTGATGGTGGTAATGTCATCAGCAACAGTAATTGAAACAGAGCAGCTTTCGCAGGAATTGGATAGAATTACAGAAAAGCGAACCGACGAAGCGACCTCCCCAGAGCCTAAAAATACTGGTAGTCAGGTGATTAGCGAAGCAGAGATAGATATTTCGCAGGCTAGTATTATTAGTCCAGCATTGGCTCAGGAGCTAAAACAAGAGAAAGAAAAAGTGTTTTTTGCAGTAGAACGGCAACCCTTATTTAAGGGTGGTATGCCAATGTTTGTCAAATACCTTCAAAAAAACCTAAAGTATCCTCCAAGTGCCGTAAGGGCTAATATTTCTGGTAAAGTGTATGTACAGTTCACGGTAAATCAAGATGGAGGAACAGAAGATTATGGTATTTTGAAGGGTGTTGGGTTTGGCCTCGACGAAGAAGCTATTCGTGTGCTAAAATCCGCTCCAAAATGGATTCCAGGCGTACACAAAGGCAAGACTGTTCGCTGTAGATTTACAGTTCCTATTAATTTTGTTTTATCATAG
- a CDS encoding CotH kinase family protein: protein MKKILLITCAFVMMGHIIYAQTFQESNLPILKITTQYNRYIPDEPKILATLELINNGSNQVNKLQDSPKDYNGFIGIELRGSSSKDLFPKKPYGFETWIDTTQKSQKVSLLGMPEESDWVLNATYNDKTLMRDVLAYRLANQMGRYATKTRYCELVLNNSYQGVYILMEKIKRDKNRVDVTSLKKTDNSGDALTGGYILKFDKTSGSPSRFWTNTSIPQLLYQVEYPKYADLTNEQLNYIKQYITQFEQSLNDSGYQSPDAEWRKMIDLDAFVDYFILTEFTKNVDGYRLSTYFYKDRNSKDGRLKMGPAWDYNLAFGNADYYDGYKVMGWQYEVNNIAIPQGDIYPAPTWWSTMANDSIFMKKAAMRWKSLRKSILNNENISQWVDSTATVIQPAMKRNFELWTGVLGKKIWPNYYVGATYQDEVNWMKDWIRLRGFWLDDQFAKVGLVLGNEPTLESNKSLNIVPNPINDNAILTYHVLQKGHVQIGIYDLTGRQIANIIDQNQDKGSYHIPFGVAQSLPSGMYLLNFQLNDLPIERIKIIK, encoded by the coding sequence ATGAAAAAAATACTATTAATAACCTGTGCGTTTGTTATGATGGGGCATATTATATATGCACAAACATTTCAGGAATCGAACCTGCCCATTCTAAAAATTACTACCCAGTACAATAGGTATATTCCTGATGAGCCCAAAATATTAGCTACTTTAGAGCTTATTAATAATGGTAGTAATCAGGTAAACAAACTTCAAGATAGCCCCAAAGATTATAATGGATTTATTGGAATAGAACTGCGGGGGTCTTCGTCCAAAGACCTTTTCCCTAAAAAGCCCTATGGCTTTGAAACATGGATAGATACCACCCAAAAAAGTCAGAAAGTGAGTCTATTGGGTATGCCCGAAGAATCGGACTGGGTACTGAACGCTACCTACAACGATAAGACACTCATGCGAGATGTATTGGCCTATCGGTTAGCCAATCAGATGGGGCGATACGCTACCAAAACACGCTACTGTGAATTGGTATTGAATAATAGCTATCAGGGCGTATATATTTTGATGGAAAAAATAAAAAGAGACAAAAATAGGGTAGATGTTACAAGCTTAAAGAAAACCGATAATTCGGGCGATGCTCTAACAGGCGGTTATATCTTGAAATTTGACAAAACAAGTGGCTCGCCTTCTCGGTTTTGGACCAATACTAGTATACCTCAACTATTGTATCAGGTAGAATACCCCAAATATGCCGATTTAACCAACGAGCAATTGAATTATATCAAGCAATATATTACTCAATTTGAGCAGTCGCTTAATGATTCAGGTTACCAAAGCCCCGATGCCGAATGGCGTAAAATGATAGACTTAGACGCTTTTGTTGATTATTTTATTTTAACAGAATTTACCAAAAATGTAGACGGGTATCGCTTGAGTACGTATTTCTACAAAGACCGAAATAGTAAAGATGGTAGGCTAAAAATGGGGCCTGCTTGGGACTACAACCTTGCCTTTGGCAATGCTGATTATTATGATGGATATAAAGTAATGGGTTGGCAATATGAGGTCAATAATATCGCGATTCCTCAGGGCGATATTTATCCTGCTCCTACATGGTGGAGTACAATGGCCAACGATTCTATTTTTATGAAAAAAGCGGCTATGCGTTGGAAAAGCCTTCGGAAATCTATTTTGAATAACGAAAATATCAGTCAGTGGGTAGACTCAACAGCTACAGTGATTCAGCCAGCGATGAAACGTAATTTTGAACTTTGGACTGGGGTATTAGGAAAAAAAATTTGGCCAAATTATTATGTTGGTGCTACCTATCAAGACGAAGTGAATTGGATGAAAGATTGGATTCGTTTACGAGGTTTCTGGCTCGATGACCAATTTGCTAAGGTAGGCTTGGTATTGGGCAATGAACCCACTTTAGAAAGCAACAAAAGCTTGAATATTGTGCCTAACCCCATCAACGACAATGCTATTTTGACCTATCATGTACTGCAAAAAGGGCATGTCCAAATTGGTATTTACGATTTGACAGGAAGGCAAATAGCCAATATTATCGACCAAAACCAAGACAAAGGAAGTTATCATATTCCTTTTGGGGTGGCACAGTCATTGCCTTCAGGTATGTATCTGCTAAATTTTCAGTTAAATGATTTACCTATCGAGCGAATCAAAATTATAAAATAA
- a CDS encoding ExbD/TolR family protein: MAEISTSDKSRTRGGRKSTSVDMTPMVDLGFLLITFFMLTTTLLKPVTMQLSMPVKENGTSPIRKSDALTLILDKNNKIFYYQGLADDPSIKIQQTNFSINGIRKILFGYRGRIGDMFSVVIKSTDQAKYKNMVDLLDELTITNNKRYAIVNELTDNELNRIAFQAR; the protein is encoded by the coding sequence ATGGCTGAAATTTCCACCTCCGACAAAAGCCGCACACGGGGCGGTCGCAAATCTACTAGTGTAGACATGACCCCGATGGTTGACTTAGGTTTTCTTTTGATAACCTTTTTCATGCTTACTACCACGCTCTTAAAGCCCGTTACCATGCAATTGAGCATGCCTGTAAAGGAAAACGGCACATCGCCTATTAGGAAGAGTGATGCTCTTACCTTGATTCTGGACAAAAACAACAAGATTTTTTATTATCAAGGGCTAGCCGACGACCCTTCTATCAAGATTCAGCAAACAAATTTTTCTATCAACGGTATTCGGAAAATATTATTTGGGTATCGTGGGCGTATTGGCGATATGTTTTCGGTAGTAATAAAATCTACCGACCAAGCCAAATACAAAAATATGGTAGATCTCCTAGACGAACTTACGATTACCAATAATAAACGTTATGCTATCGTTAATGAATTGACTGATAATGAATTAAATAGAATAGCTTTCCAAGCTCGATAA
- a CDS encoding glutamate-5-semialdehyde dehydrogenase yields MELETIDVTTTIVPLLAQTHAASAAVRRLTDEQKKAVLYRLAETLVANTAQIVVENQKDLDRMDKADPKYDRLMLTEKRIADLAESIKDVANLTDPSGQVLLAKELGNGLKIKKVAVPMGVVGVIFEARPNVTVDVTALCIRSGNAVVLRGGSDAFDTNTYLVSLIHDVLREFDINTDCIRLLPTDRAFVKELLTAVRYVDLIIPRGSESLIQFVRKHSLVPTIETGAGVCHTYVEQTADLAKATEIVVNAKVSRPSVCNSLDTVLVDDVIAEEFLPTLIEGFTQWNVEVFADETAYKIFEEAGYSNLQLAEESDFGREFLDYKCSVKVVTGIDEALAHISQHSSRHSEAILSNNEAYCKQFIQEVDAAAVYTNASTRFTDGGQFGLGAEIGISTQKLHARGPFALEKLVTEKWIVEGDGQVRW; encoded by the coding sequence ATGGAACTTGAAACAATTGATGTAACTACCACCATTGTGCCACTTTTGGCTCAAACACATGCGGCTTCAGCAGCCGTAAGGCGTTTGACAGACGAACAAAAGAAAGCCGTTTTGTATCGTTTGGCCGAAACTTTAGTTGCCAACACTGCTCAGATTGTTGTCGAAAATCAAAAAGATTTAGACCGTATGGACAAAGCAGACCCCAAATATGACCGTTTGATGCTTACTGAAAAACGCATTGCCGATTTGGCAGAAAGCATCAAAGATGTAGCTAACTTAACAGATCCCTCAGGACAAGTATTGTTAGCAAAAGAATTGGGAAATGGCCTGAAAATCAAAAAAGTAGCAGTTCCCATGGGTGTAGTAGGTGTTATTTTCGAGGCCAGACCCAATGTAACGGTTGATGTAACAGCTTTGTGTATTCGTTCGGGCAATGCTGTGGTACTTAGAGGAGGCTCAGATGCCTTCGATACCAATACCTACTTGGTAAGTTTGATTCATGATGTATTACGAGAGTTTGATATAAATACCGATTGTATTCGTTTGTTGCCTACCGACCGTGCTTTTGTCAAAGAGCTACTGACAGCGGTAAGATATGTCGATTTGATTATTCCACGTGGTTCTGAATCGCTGATTCAGTTTGTTCGTAAGCACTCGTTAGTGCCAACCATCGAAACAGGGGCAGGGGTATGTCATACCTATGTTGAACAAACCGCCGATTTGGCCAAAGCTACCGAAATTGTAGTAAACGCAAAGGTGTCTCGTCCATCGGTTTGTAATTCATTAGACACCGTTTTGGTAGATGACGTAATTGCCGAGGAATTTTTACCAACCTTAATCGAAGGTTTTACTCAATGGAATGTAGAAGTATTTGCCGATGAAACAGCCTACAAAATTTTTGAAGAAGCAGGTTACAGCAATTTACAATTAGCCGAAGAGTCGGATTTTGGTAGGGAGTTTCTAGATTATAAATGCTCGGTAAAAGTTGTGACGGGTATAGATGAAGCTTTGGCACATATTAGTCAACATTCATCTCGTCATTCGGAGGCTATTTTGTCAAATAATGAAGCTTACTGTAAGCAATTTATTCAGGAAGTAGATGCCGCTGCAGTTTATACCAATGCCTCAACTCGCTTTACCGATGGTGGACAATTTGGCCTAGGAGCCGAAATTGGTATTTCTACCCAAAAACTTCACGCCAGAGGGCCTTTTGCTTTAGAAAAACTTGTTACCGAAAAGTGGATTGTAGAAGGCGATGGGCAGGTAAGATGGTAA
- a CDS encoding DNA polymerase III subunit gamma/tau, with translation MENFVVSARKYRPALFDSVVGQSHITTTLKNAIRTNHLAQAFLFCGPRGVGKTTCARILAKTINCQNLTHEAEACGECDSCKSFQNNASFNIHELDAASNNSVDDIRNLIDQVRYPPQSGKYKIYIIDEVHMLSTSAFNAFLKTLEEPPAYAIFILATTEKHKILPTILSRCQIFDFNRIQIADMTQHLAFIAAKEGIFAELDALELIAQKADGGLRDALSMFDLNVTFSKDNTLHYAEVLENLHILDYDYYFRMTEALMASKVAEAYLLFDEILKKGFDGHQFIVGLLEHFRNLLVCKDPSTIKLLQVSESVQQKYLQQSAEASFSFLASALSLGAQCDLTYKAAKNQKLHIEICLLKMANIAHVINLASLPAVEGGGVGKLQVENTKVTTPAETPVATAVANTTTVSGGNTGSAATGMSIPKTPIGGLKTTANLGKSTTNTAQQPTVARVEEPVITQNKPFTHDQLKVKWDAFVKWLESRERFSEYVILNRDFSLKGTTILLAVDNEIQVELLTTALRTEVLTHLRREMQNATIHLEVSILKEDEKPMIYTQAEKFKFLANKNPALNDLRNAFGLDYDY, from the coding sequence ATGGAAAACTTCGTAGTCTCGGCTCGGAAATATCGCCCTGCTTTGTTTGATTCTGTAGTGGGTCAATCACATATTACCACAACTCTCAAAAATGCTATTCGTACCAATCACTTGGCACAGGCTTTTTTGTTTTGTGGGCCACGTGGTGTTGGAAAAACCACGTGTGCCAGAATTCTTGCTAAAACAATCAACTGTCAGAACCTTACCCATGAGGCCGAAGCCTGTGGTGAGTGCGATTCGTGTAAGAGCTTTCAAAATAATGCTTCATTCAATATTCATGAATTGGATGCAGCTTCTAATAACTCGGTAGATGACATTCGGAACTTGATAGACCAAGTACGGTATCCCCCTCAGTCGGGTAAATACAAAATTTATATTATCGATGAGGTTCACATGCTTTCGACGAGTGCCTTCAATGCTTTTTTGAAAACACTCGAAGAACCACCAGCTTATGCCATTTTTATTTTGGCAACTACCGAAAAGCATAAAATCCTCCCTACTATTTTGTCGAGATGTCAGATTTTTGATTTCAACAGAATTCAAATTGCCGATATGACTCAGCACTTGGCCTTTATTGCTGCTAAAGAGGGGATTTTTGCCGAATTAGATGCTTTAGAATTAATTGCTCAAAAAGCTGATGGGGGCTTGCGTGATGCCCTTTCGATGTTTGACCTCAATGTGACCTTTTCAAAAGATAATACCCTGCATTATGCCGAGGTATTAGAAAATCTACACATTCTGGATTATGATTATTATTTCAGAATGACCGAAGCTTTGATGGCTTCCAAAGTGGCAGAGGCTTATTTGCTCTTTGACGAAATTTTGAAAAAAGGCTTTGACGGACATCAATTTATTGTAGGCTTACTCGAACACTTCAGAAATTTGTTGGTTTGTAAAGACCCCTCTACCATAAAGTTATTACAAGTGTCGGAAAGTGTACAGCAGAAATATTTGCAACAATCGGCCGAAGCGTCCTTTTCTTTCTTGGCATCGGCCTTGAGCTTGGGTGCTCAGTGCGACTTGACTTATAAGGCAGCCAAAAATCAGAAATTACATATTGAGATTTGTTTACTCAAAATGGCCAATATAGCTCATGTAATTAATCTTGCGTCTTTGCCCGCTGTGGAGGGTGGAGGAGTGGGAAAGTTGCAGGTTGAAAATACCAAAGTGACTACGCCAGCTGAAACACCCGTAGCTACAGCCGTTGCCAATACTACTACCGTATCAGGCGGCAATACGGGTTCGGCTGCCACAGGTATGTCGATTCCTAAAACGCCTATTGGAGGGCTAAAAACAACCGCCAACCTAGGCAAGAGTACTACTAATACAGCCCAGCAGCCTACTGTTGCTCGTGTCGAAGAGCCTGTTATTACCCAAAATAAACCCTTTACACACGACCAACTCAAAGTAAAGTGGGATGCTTTTGTAAAATGGCTAGAATCTCGTGAGCGATTTAGCGAATATGTAATCCTCAATCGTGATTTTAGTTTGAAAGGAACAACTATTCTTTTGGCCGTCGACAACGAAATCCAAGTAGAGTTGCTTACAACTGCTTTGCGTACAGAAGTGTTGACGCATTTGAGGCGTGAAATGCAAAATGCTACGATACATTTAGAAGTGAGTATTTTGAAGGAAGACGAGAAACCTATGATTTATACGCAGGCCGAAAAATTTAAGTTTTTAGCAAATAAAAATCCTGCCTTAAATGACCTTCGTAATGCCTTTGGTTTAGACTATGACTATTAA